Proteins from a single region of Choloepus didactylus isolate mChoDid1 chromosome 10, mChoDid1.pri, whole genome shotgun sequence:
- the LOC119545349 gene encoding olfactory receptor 13C3-like, with product MEKYNQTFVSEFILLGLSEHPKLEMIYFALILVMYLVLLLGNSVLIIASIFDFHLPTPMYFFLGNLSFFNICYKSASILSILVTFISRKRSISFYVCAVQMFLVFAMGSTECLLLGMMAFDCYVAICNPLSYPIIMSKVVYMLMASSSWLSGGINSTVQTALAMQLPFCGNNIINHFGCEILAVLKLSCADISLNVATMLVANMLFLVLPLLVIFFSYILILYTILRMKSATGRRKTFSTCSSHLTVVIIFYGTIFSMYAKPMSQDQFQTSDKLMFLFYGALTPMLNPIIYSLRNKDVKSAVKYLLTCTSIQ from the coding sequence ATGGAAAAGTATAACCAGACATTTGTGTCAGAATTTATTCTTCTGGGCCTTTCAGAGCATCCAAAGCTTGAAATGATTTACTTTGCTCTGATTCTAGTGATGTATCTAGTGCTTCTACTTGGCAACAGTGTTCTCATCATAGCAAGCATTTTTGATTTTCATCTTCCTACCCCAATGTACTTCTTCCTGGGAAACCTCTCTTTCTTCAATATCTGTTATAAATCTGCTTCCATTCTCTCAATATTGGTGACTTTCATATCAAGGAAAAGAAGCATTTCCTTCTATGTCTGTGCAGTGCAGATGTTCCTTGTGTTTGCCATGGGCTCAACAGAGTGTTTGCTCTTGGGCATGATGGCCTTTGactgctatgtggccatctgcaaccCTCTGAGTTACCCCATCATCATGAGCAAGGTGGTTTATATGTTGATGGCTTCCTCATCCTGGCTCTCTGGTGGAATCAACTCAACTGTGCAAACAGCTCTTGCCATGCAGCTGCCATTTTGTGGGAATAATATTATCAATCATTTTGGATGTGAAATCTTAGCTGTCCTCAAGTTATCTTGTGCTGACATATCCCTCAATGTTGCCACCATGCTAGTGGCCAATATGCTCTTCCTGGTTCTTCCACTGCTGGTCATCTTCTTCTCCTATATTCTCATCCTCTACACCATCTTGAGAATGAAGTCAGCCACTGGGAGACGCAAGACCTTTTCTACCTGCTCTTCACATCTGACTGTGGTGATCATATTTTATGGTACCATTTTCTCTATGTATGCCAAACCCATGTCTCAAGACCAGTTTCAAACTTCAGACAAGCTCATGTTCCTGTTTTATGGGGCATTGACCCCCATGCTGAATCCTATCATCTATAGCTTGAGGAATAAGGATGTAAAATCTGCTGTGAAATATCTGTTGACTTGCACATCTATCCAATAA